The Desulfovibrio fairfieldensis sequence ATGCGTCTTTGCTGTCAGAGGATCAAAAGGGGCTGGCAGAAGCCTTGTCTGCTGTCGCATCCGATGAGACCGCTGTGATAGGCGAGCCGGTTCCTCCCGTTATGCTGACTGTCCTGACCATGACTTACAATCATGAGGCGTATATCGCAGAGTGTATGGACGGCGTGTTGGCCCAGCGTACTGATTTTTCGGTGCAGCATCTTGTGCTCGACCATCATTCCACGGACAGAACCGCGGGTATTGTAGCGGCCTACGCCGCCAGGCATCCTTCCATCCGGCCTGTGATTCTGTCTCAACGTCGCCCCTTTGAAAACGTCACGGGCCTGTTTAGCCGCTGCCGTACCACTTACGCCGCCCTGTGCGACGGAGACGACTACTTTACCGATCCGTTTAAGCTGCAAAAACAGGTGGATTTTCTGGAAAGCCATCCGCACTGCGCCCTGTGCTTTCATCCTGTGAGCGTCGTGTTTGAAAACGGCGAGCAGCCGGGGGTCTATCCTCCGCCGTCTATGCTGCCTCGTGGCGTGCGTGAAGAATATTATCTGGCGGACATGTTTCAGGGTAATTTAATCCAGACAAATTCTGTTGTGTATCGCTGGCGCTTCAGAGATGGGATGCCGGAGTGGTTCCGCCCGGACCTTTGCCCGGGCGACTGGTACTGGCATCTGCTCCATGCGGAGATGGGCAAAATCGGTTTCTTGCCGAAAGTCATGTCCGTTTACCGGCGACATAAAAACGCAGTGTATTCGATGGCGTTTATTTCGCCAATAGAACATCACAGAATACATGGTATGACTGAATTGTCAACGTATCAGGCTTTCAATGAACACTTTCATGGTCGTTATTTTCGCCGCTTGGCCATGCTGGCAAACGATATATTCGCCGATTTTTTTAAAATATACTCGAATGAAGGTGATAAAACATTGCTGGATCAGGCCAGTAAGAATTTTCCAGGCTTTGCTTGCTATTTTTTGCAGTCCCTGAAAGTTGTGCGTAAAAAGCGGCCCGGCCTGGGTGTTCACTCTGGCGAGGCACAACTCCGATCTGAAGAATAGCGATGATGGAAAAACAGGTGTTCCATGCTGAAAGAGCTGTGGTCGACTTATTATTTTGATGGTATGAATTTTAGAAGTTTCGTTGTTTACAGTTTACATGCGAACTGCAAATTTTGAGGTATCTCCACGAACAATCATTTTTCGCGGCGCAACAGATTGTGATGCGGTATACTATTCAGACTTTTATAACAATCTGCTGGTAGGATTATATCATGGCATATTCCACATTCTCTCATGTCAGGGTCGACGGGATTAGCGCTGTCGTGCCCGCCGAGGAAAGACGCATTGAAGAGGATCTGGTTTTTATGGGGAGAAATGTCAAGAAAGCACATCGTATGACCAAGATAGCCGGTATTGATCGACGTCGGGTCGCAGCGAAAGGTGTTACCCCATCGGACCTTTGTTATCAGGCGGCGGAATGTTTGCTCAATGACATTCGATTGGAGAAATCCTCTATTGACGCCCTTATTTTTGTTACCCAGCACCCTGATTACATCTTGCCGGCCAGCGCCTGTATTTTGCAGGACAGGCTCGGTCTGTCCAAACACTGCGCAGCCTTTGACGTCAACCAAGGTTGTGCGGGCTATGTCTATGGCTTGTGGCTCGCGTCCTCTCTCGTTGAGTCTCGCGCCGCCACACACGTGTTATTGCTGGCAGGCGACGGACTTTCACGATTGTACGACAAAAAAAATCTCGTAACAGCACCGATTTTTGGTGATTGTGGTACAGCAACAGTATTGACATATTCGCAGCGGGAAACACGATCGTTTTTTGTGCTCGGCACCGATGGAGGAGGGGCGGAAACGTTGATTGTACCCGCCGGGGGGGCTCGCATCCCTTTACCATTGGATCAGGAAGCATATGCTCCGCTTTGTGAAACATTGGTGGATGAACAGGGTACACCCTGGCGTTTGAATTGGACCTATATGGATGGTGGCGCAATTTTTGATTTTGCCATGGATATCGTTCCTGAACATATAAGCAAAGCTCTACAATACGCTCAAAAAAATGAATATGACATAGATTTTCTTGTATTGCATCAAGCTAATAAACAAATCATTTCTGCTATTGCCAAACAGCTGAACTTTCCCTTGGAAAAAGTGCCCATGGAAAGTTTTAGCAAATACGGCAACACTGCCGTGGCAAGTATTCCAACAGCGATTTGCAGTGAGTTGGCCTCCAAAATCAACAATTCTACCGCACGGCTAGTGCTTTCTGGCTTCGGTGTAGGGCTGTCATGGGCTACTGCCGTTCTGGAGCTGGACCATGCATGTTGTGACAATGTACGCGAGTATGTCACGCCAGATAAGGTGCATACTCCGGAAGAACTGGTAAGTTATTGGCAGAAAAAAATTTCCGGCGATAGGCACATATAGCCTTCATAACAGTTGGGGAGTATTTCGATGACAAGAATCCAGTTTTTTAAAGAGCTAAAAGAATTTTTGCAGTGTGAAGCGGACCTCACTATTGATACTTGCCTGTGGGATTTGGAAGAATGGGATTCAATGGCCATCATGTCCTGCATTGCCTACTTCGATGCAAATTTCGGCGTAAAAACAAAATTCAATCAATATAAGGATGTGTCAACAGTGGAGGATCTCATGGTCCTGAGTAAAGCTGTATTTGAAGACTGACGATAAAACGATGAAAAAGATTGTTATTATTGGTAATTCCGGCGCTGCCAGGGAGTGCTACTGGCTTTTGCGGGATGTGATGCTGCAACAACCAAATCTTGTCTTCGAAGGTTTTTTATCGTTTGAGGGGCACAAAGGGGACTTGCGTGATCTTGCCGCTTGGGAACTGGGCTCAGATGATGCCTACTCGCCGCAGGAAGATCACGCGCTGGTCATCGGCATCGGAAAGCCAGCCCTGAGGCTCAAAGCTTATGAAAAATGGAAGGCACGCAAAGCGCGTTTTTTTAGTTTGATTCATCCCACTGTAAAAATTGTGGGTGACGTCGCATTGGGCGATGCCAATATTATAGCGCATAATTGTCACGTCTCGTGCAATACAAGTATCGGCAACGCCAATTATTTCAACGGAAGTGTAGTGGTCGGTCATGATACTCGTGTCGGGCATGGCAATTTTTTCGCACCGTTCAGCATCGTGCTGGGAAATGTCCGCATCGGTTCCGGAAACAGCTTCGGAGTATACTCTGCCGTGCTCGATCACGCGCACATCGGCAATGGCAATACCGTAGCTCCCGGTGCGCATGTTTATAAGGGATGCAGCGATGCGTGCATGATGGCCGGGAATCCGGCCCTGCGCATGAACACTCCCTAGTTGCATTCAGGTTGTTCACCCTGCCTCAAATCGCTAAAGCTGGAGTTGGCAGGCAACAGGAAGCCGATGCCGTACGCCTCACTCTGCATCAAAGTGGAGGGAGCTAGGGAATGGCGGTTCATGCTATAAACCATAAAGATTCCGTGAGGCTGACGAGAATTGGGCATAAACACAGCCAGTTGACCGCACCGTCCATAAACCAACGATAAAGCGGACGCTCCACCCGAGTGACATTAATAGGATATTACAATTTTCGGCGCTTCCACAGTGCTCTTGACAGAAAATCTCCGGTTTTAGCGATAAATGAAGGGTAAATAATATATTGACATTTTACATCTGGCGATGGCGAATTAAAAATAATGGCTTGGAACTCTACGGGCATTGTTATGAACATAAAAATGTATATATAATGAGTTTCACGAAAGAGACCTGAGGGAGTATATCAAAGGATACCGTCAACTTTGGACCAAGCTGTTCAAATAGAGTTGCACTATAAGGCAATTACTTAGGGGTAATCCTTTGATGTTGCTTTTTTTTTCAGAATGTCTGTAGCATTGAGAAGTGGAGCAGGAATGGATAATTTAAAAATGCACTATGTGATTGTGTAATGAGGCTGGTATGACACTATACTCTGATTTAAAAATATTTCATTTTCCCCAAAAAATTGACAATTTGGGTCATGATATGCCGGTGACAGCTCCTGTCCATATCCGTTTAAAACCCACAAATAAGTGTAATCATCGCTGCAGATATTGTGCATATCGCAGTTCGGATCTACAGCTAGGCAAGGATATGCGGATCGCGGACACTATTCCTCAAGGAAAAATGTTCGAAATTTGCAAAGATATTGTTGCCATGGGAGTGAAGGCAGTCACATTCAGCGGTGGAGGGGAACCGCTGATGTATCCTTATTTGCTGGAAGGGGCTCGGATACTCAAAGAGGGCGGCGTCCGCCTTGCCTGTCTGACCAACGGTGCGCTGCTGCAGGGCGACGTTGCAAGGTTTTTTTCGCAGAATGCCGCCTGGATACGTATCTCAATGGACGGCTGGGATGATGCCAGCTACAGGCGTTATCGCGGCATCGGCGATGGCGAATACTCCAAAATCATGAGAAATCTTTTGGCCTTTTCCGCCCTTGGCGGCGATTGTGTACTCGGGGTCAGCTATATCATTGATGCAGAAAACTATACGCATATCCCGGAAGTTCTACGGCGATATAAGGACATCGGGGTTCGCAGTGTGAAGCTTTCCGCCTGCATCACGTCCAATGATGCCGAGAGGGCCAATGAATATCATGCACCGCACTTTCACTATGTTCAGGACGCCATACGGCAGTCTCAAGAACTATTTGCAGATCAAAGTTTTGAAATAGTCGACGCATGGCATGCAATGGACGCCCGTTTTCACAAGGATTACGACTGGTGTCCGTATTCACAGATATTGACCGTGATAGGCGCGGATCTTGGCATATATCCGTGCCAGGACAAGGCCTATAACGATGAGGCCTTGCTGGGAAGCCTGCGTGGACAGCGCTTACGCGAATGGTGGTTCGAAAACAAGGATGCTTTTTTTAAAATACACCCTAATGTGCACTGCCGGCACCACTGTGTCGCGAATGGAAAGAACATGATGCTGCATGAATATTTGTCTCTTGTAGAAGGACATACAGAATTTGTATAGATGCGGTTATATTGTAAAATGATGAAGTTTACATAGCGCGCCTGAAACCATGAGAAATGCCATGAATCGTTTGTTGAATATCGTTACCCCCTTGCATACAGCGACCAGGAGAGACTATCTCGCTCGCATGATGGATCAAAAGGTTCAGTGCATGCATAAGGCAAAAATGTATGAGGCGGAATATTGGGATGGGGACAGGCGGTACGGTTATGGCGGATACCGCTATATGCCGGGCCGGTGGAAGCCTGTGGCCGAGGCTCTGATTGACATCTACTCTCTCAAAAATGGCTCAAAAGTCCTTGATATCGGTTGCGGGAAAGCTTTTCTACTGCACGAATTGAAATTGCTGCTTCCCGATCTTGTGGTTATGGGCTGCGACATTTCAGAACATGCCCTGAGTTGCGCCCCGCAAGAAATCCGGCCGCATTTGTTCATCCATCGCGCTCAGGATGTCTATTCTTTTGGTGATAAGCAGTTTGATCTGGTTATTTCTTTGGGATGCTTCCACAATTTGCGCATTTTTGATCTTAAAACAGCGCTGTCGGAAATGCAGCGGATGGGGCGGCAGCAGTATTTGATGGTTGAAAGTTACCGTGATGAGCAGGAACTTTTTAATTTGCAATGCTGGGCGCTCACAGCAGAGTCATTTTTTGATGCCGAAGAATGGGTGTGGCTGTATGAGCAATTCGGATATCAGGGCGATTATGAATTTATTTACTTTGAATAAACAACATTCATACATAAGATCATCTTGCGGTTGTATCATCCCATCCAAAATACGTACACCATTGAACAGGTAGAAGTTTCGTTACCCTATCTTGTTGCGTCGGCGATAGCTCGATCTTCCATGAATCCGTGCGACCGCTGCGAAAGTGGGTCGACATGTCTTTGGGGACACTTTCTATGATGTATGCTGCTGGAGGAATGCCGTAAAAACTACATATCAAAGTCAAAATATAGTCTTCACCACTTATGACCATATCTTCTTGTGTCGTGAGGAGTACGGTGACATCATGATGGCGGGATTTTGTAATTTTTGGAAATAGACTTGAAATATAGTTGCTGTCTATTTTAAAGACTCTCTCTCTCTCTCTCTCTCTCTCTCTTAAAGTCGATATTCAAGAATTTAAACCATTGAATTAGCCAGACAATGCATTCCCTGTAAAAGAATTTGTAGCAAATTTCAAACTTTTCAGAAAAACCGCTGCTCGTCCATGATGCCGAGATGTATGGTGCCGTTTGCGGTGAAAAGCGTACGCTTGAAGGTTTACCTTCGATCTGCCTGTTTATATGATCCATATAGTGTATCCAAGATATAAGCGCATTTCGCGGATCGCGTATATTTAAAATCATCTTTCTCACCGACAGGCAAAGTGCGGCGATGTTGACGATCGACGGTTGTAGATGGGCTTGAGCTA is a genomic window containing:
- a CDS encoding glycosyltransferase family 2 protein, which produces MAHIFLYTDLSPSRPWLFATIYANLTLLSKFGLKLGPLDPWSCELIPSHMLFWNPVPENESPPPGMAQGMGELSQKIEAGQNILLMSYSPHLLAHQSLARLLRSHVDLNKHEVRAVFVAGRPVCVFEQRWREARKTLSEAVGQAFTEQYRALSSIIMEARREWGENNVTLLPDLSDSPTAGRSDALAQSLFAALGCPPPIVPDPLPRHPLFLDSLEARRLSWALEVRDNAWPKLDERRFLDCLSMMERDWGTAPLSPRKLRQILIREGAADQRTLETFLELAPGSLDCPEWLATQAEADFFSPLPGDKIKAFASALPSAVRIPLRQRYALDASLLSEDQKGLAEALSAVASDETAVIGEPVPPVMLTVLTMTYNHEAYIAECMDGVLAQRTDFSVQHLVLDHHSTDRTAGIVAAYAARHPSIRPVILSQRRPFENVTGLFSRCRTTYAALCDGDDYFTDPFKLQKQVDFLESHPHCALCFHPVSVVFENGEQPGVYPPPSMLPRGVREEYYLADMFQGNLIQTNSVVYRWRFRDGMPEWFRPDLCPGDWYWHLLHAEMGKIGFLPKVMSVYRRHKNAVYSMAFISPIEHHRIHGMTELSTYQAFNEHFHGRYFRRLAMLANDIFADFFKIYSNEGDKTLLDQASKNFPGFACYFLQSLKVVRKKRPGLGVHSGEAQLRSEE
- a CDS encoding 3-oxoacyl-ACP synthase III family protein, whose protein sequence is MAYSTFSHVRVDGISAVVPAEERRIEEDLVFMGRNVKKAHRMTKIAGIDRRRVAAKGVTPSDLCYQAAECLLNDIRLEKSSIDALIFVTQHPDYILPASACILQDRLGLSKHCAAFDVNQGCAGYVYGLWLASSLVESRAATHVLLLAGDGLSRLYDKKNLVTAPIFGDCGTATVLTYSQRETRSFFVLGTDGGGAETLIVPAGGARIPLPLDQEAYAPLCETLVDEQGTPWRLNWTYMDGGAIFDFAMDIVPEHISKALQYAQKNEYDIDFLVLHQANKQIISAIAKQLNFPLEKVPMESFSKYGNTAVASIPTAICSELASKINNSTARLVLSGFGVGLSWATAVLELDHACCDNVREYVTPDKVHTPEELVSYWQKKISGDRHI
- a CDS encoding radical SAM protein produces the protein MTLYSDLKIFHFPQKIDNLGHDMPVTAPVHIRLKPTNKCNHRCRYCAYRSSDLQLGKDMRIADTIPQGKMFEICKDIVAMGVKAVTFSGGGEPLMYPYLLEGARILKEGGVRLACLTNGALLQGDVARFFSQNAAWIRISMDGWDDASYRRYRGIGDGEYSKIMRNLLAFSALGGDCVLGVSYIIDAENYTHIPEVLRRYKDIGVRSVKLSACITSNDAERANEYHAPHFHYVQDAIRQSQELFADQSFEIVDAWHAMDARFHKDYDWCPYSQILTVIGADLGIYPCQDKAYNDEALLGSLRGQRLREWWFENKDAFFKIHPNVHCRHHCVANGKNMMLHEYLSLVEGHTEFV
- a CDS encoding class I SAM-dependent methyltransferase — its product is MNRLLNIVTPLHTATRRDYLARMMDQKVQCMHKAKMYEAEYWDGDRRYGYGGYRYMPGRWKPVAEALIDIYSLKNGSKVLDIGCGKAFLLHELKLLLPDLVVMGCDISEHALSCAPQEIRPHLFIHRAQDVYSFGDKQFDLVISLGCFHNLRIFDLKTALSEMQRMGRQQYLMVESYRDEQELFNLQCWALTAESFFDAEEWVWLYEQFGYQGDYEFIYFE